A window of Syntrophales bacterium genomic DNA:
CCGCGGTTCCCGCCGAAGGGGATGTAGAGGTAGTCCCGCATGAAGCGGCTGAGCGTCATGTGCCAGCGGCGCCAGAACTCCCGGATGTCCAGGGAGCGGTAGGGGCTGTTGAAGTTCACCGGGAGCCGGATGTTGAACATCCGGGCGCTCCCGAGGGCCATGTCGGTGTAGCCCGAGAAATCGAAGTAGAGCTGGAGCGTGTAGGAGAGGCTGGTGATCCAGGCCTCCACGAAGGCCAGGTTCTCCGCCGTGTCGAATCCGCTGTTCGCCCAGGGGGCGAAGGAGTCGGCGATGACCACCTTCTTCACCAGGCCGATGAAGAAAAGGTAGACCCCGACGGAGAGGTTTCCGTAGTCGATCCGCTTGTTTCCCTCGTCGTCGAACTGGGGCATCATCTCCCGGTGGTGGAGAATCGGGCCCGCGAGCAGGTGGGGGAAGAAGGAGACGAACAGGGCGTAGTTGGTGAAGCTGTACTCCTTTGCCCGGCCCCGGAAGGCGTCCACCAGGTAGGCGATCTGGGTGAAGGTGAAGAAGCTGATCCCCAGGGGGAGGACGATGTTCAGCAGGGAGAGGTGGAGGCCCGCGGCGCTGTTGACGTTGACGATGAAGAAATCGGCGTACTTGAACCATCCCAGGAGAAGGACGTCCCCGGCGATCCCTGCCGCGAGGAGGCGCTTCCTCCAGGGCTCCGGCTTCTCCCCGAAGTGTGACAGGGTGCGGCCGACGGCGTAGTTGAACAGGATGCTGCCCAGGATGAGCGGCAGGTACCGCGGGTCCCACCAGCCGTAGAAGAAGAGGGACGAGAAGACGAGTGAGACCTTGGCTGCCTTCGTCCAGCCTCGGCGGCTCAGCAGAAAGAAGAGGACCAGCGAGGCCGGAAGAAAGATGAAGATGTATTCGTAGGAGTTGAAGAGCATGCGCTCATCCGGGGCGCGGGGGCTGTCACGGGGTTCCCGCCGTCGCGGAAGCGTTTCCCCATGTTGTTGTTTGCGGACCGGATCGCCCGTTTCTGGAAACGCTTCCCAATCTCTCCTCTGGGAATCCCCGGCCGCGCCCCCGCGAATGTCGGCCTGTCCGGGGCGCGGGGGCTGTCATCCGCTCTTCTCGAAGAGGAAATTGCTGAAGCCGTCCGTGGACTTCCGCTCCAGCCAGGAAGCCACCTCCTTCTCCGTCACCGGGACGGTCTCCCGGCCCACGGTCCAGGAGCGGTAGCCAAGCTCCCAGAAAAGCTCGAAGATCTCCCGGAAGCGGCTGTCGTGGCTCTCCGGGCACCAGCCGCCGATCCCCGTCTCGACGATCCAGACGGGCGGCAGATCCCGGCGAAGGGTTTCCCCGGCCCCCCGGAGGAGGTCGAACTCCACGCCCTCGACGTCAACTTTGATGAAGAGTTTGCGGGCGCGGAAGCGCCCCGCCAGCAAAGCATCCAGGGTGGTGAGCGGGATCGTCCGGTGCTTCGTCGACGGGCCGGCCCAGCCCTCAACGAGGGAGGCCGCCGTTCCGGTTCCGTGAAGAACGGCCAGGCCCGGTTCAGCCGACAGGCCCAGGGGATGCACCTCCACGTCCCGCCAGCCGTTTGCCTCCAGGTTCGAATAGAGGAACTGGAGGTTCTGGGACAGCGGTTCCACGGCGATCACGATCCGGCCCAGGGAGCGGGCGAGGCAGGTATAGTATCCCACGTTGGCCCCGACGTCGATGAAGACATCCGCCCGGGAGATGCAATCCCGTATGACCTGGGCCTCTTCCTTCTCGAAGCGGCCCTCCTGCATTTCGACGGGCCCGATAAAACGGAACCCCCAGGGCGTCTCCCGGACGCCGGCCTTGCGGATGGACCGGGCATTGGAATAGGCCTCGCTGGCGGCGGCCAGCTCCGGCCAGCGCCGGTAAAGAAATGCTTTGAGTCGTTTGGACATGGGTTCCTTTGCGGAAGGTCGATTTCCCGGCCGTCTACCACACCGTCGGAGAAAATTCATTATTTAATTCAGGCCTTATTTGTGGTATGCATGCAACCCCCGCGTGGAAGGAGGGGGAGTTTCCGGCATGATTCCCGATGTGACGTACCTGATCCTGAACTACAATCCCCGGGGGGAGGAAACGGCCCAGGGGATCCTGGGCGAGACGATCCGCTCCTTTTACGAGCGGAAGAGCCCCCGGTTGCAGGCGGATGTGCACCTGCTGGATCAGGGGACGACGGAGGCGCACCGGGAATGGCTCCGGGGGCAGGCCGCCCGGTTCGGGTTTTCCCTGCTCCTCCTGGAGGAGAACATCGGGATCAGCGGCGCCATCAACCATCTTGCGCGGACCGCAAAGTCGCCGGTGGCGGCGCTGGTGACGTCCGACGTAATCGTCACGACGGGGATGGACGAAGACCTGTTCGAGAAAGTCCAGGTCCCCGAGGTCTTCCAGGCGCTGCCCTTCACCGACAAGAGCGACGTCGATCGCCATACCTGGACCCCGGCGGAGCCCTTCGGCTCCGACAGGCTCGACCTGGCGCCGCTGCGGGACAGGGAGTTGTCCCTCCTGGGCCGCCTCGCCGGGCGGAAACGGAGAGGCTACCTGCGGTGCATCGGGGCGGAGCTGAACGTCATGTTCTGGCGCCGCTCCGTCTTCGACGAGGTCGGGTTTTTCGACGAGCGATGGAAGGCCTGCTACGAGAACAACGACTTCTCCCTCCGCTGTTTCCTGGCGGGAGGCTGTACGGCCGTCAGTTATGATTCCTTTGTCTGGCACCACCACAAGGTGACGGAGAAAAACGACTCCCGGCAGATCGTCTTCGCGTGCTACGGCGAGGACGGAACGGCGGTGATGAAGCGCCTCTGGGATGAGAAGTGGCCGGATTTGAACCGGCACCTGGACATCTACCGGCCCCTGGGCGACCGGACGATCCGGGATTTCCCGGAGATCGGGAGGCTCTACGGGCACAACCGGTACCTGCCGGATCCTCTGGAGAAGGGAAGGAGCAACCCGGGTGGGAACATTTGAAAAGGCATGGGCGTTGAAGAAGACGCCGGCGGGGGCGCTCCGGAAGGCCCTGGAGGAGGTCCGGCGACGCGCGGCCCGGCCGACGGACATCTGCGACCACCTGGAGGAGCTTTTTCTCCTCTGCCTGGACAGGGAGTTCAGGCTGATCGTGGAGCTGGGCGTGGGAGACGGCGAGTCGAGCTTTGTCTTCGAGCGGGCCGCGAAGCTCTGGGACGCCGTCCTTGTGAGCGTGGACATCGAGGACCGGGCGAACGTCTCGACCTACGGGAAGCGGCACTTCCTTCATGGCGACGACGTGGCCTTCGGCGAGACGTTTCCCTCCTGGTGCGCGGACCGGGGCTTTTCACCGGAGATCGATCTCCTCTTCATCGACACGAGCCATCTCTACGAGCACACCGTCCGGGAGATTCGCGCCTGGTTTCCACACCTCGGGCCGTCCGCACGGGTCGTTTTTCACGATACGAACATGAAGGAGTCCTTCGTTCGACGGGACGGGAGCATCGGCACCGGATGGGACAATGAGCGGGGCGTCATCCGGGCCGTTGAGGAGCACCTGGGGCAGTCGTTCCCGGAGGGGGAGGACTTTACCCGGATCATTCCCGGCTGGCTCGTCCGCCACCGGGCATCCTGCAACGGATTCACGGTTCTGGATCGCATATGACCTCAAAGGTTCCCCTTTCCGTCGCCGTCATCACCATGAACGAGGGGGACAACCTCCCGGGATGCCTGGAGAGCGTGCGTTTCGCCGCACAGATTGTCGTCGTCGATTCGGGGAGTACCGACGACACGGTCCGCGTCGCCACGGAGGTGGGATGCCAGGTGTGCACGCGCAGCTGGGAAGGGTTCGGCGTCCAGAAGCAGTTTGCCATCGAGCAGTGCACCCAGCCCTGGATCCTGGTCCTGGATGCGGATGAGCGCATTCCGATCGAGACGGCGGCGGCCATCCGGGAGATCGTCACGAGACCGGAAAAAGAAGGGGATCCGGCGGGATACAGTTTTCCGCGGCGGAACTACTTCCAGGGTCGCTGGATCCGGCACAACGGCTGGTGGCCGGACCGGATCGTGCGGCTTTTCCGGAGGGGCAGGGGGCGCATGAGTCCCGCCCGGGTCCATGAGGGGCTGGAGGTGAAAGGGCTCGTGGCGCCCCTGGAGGATCCCATCGACCACTTCACGGAGAGCCGCCTGAGCGCCGTCCTCCAGAAAATCGACCGCTATTCCACCCTGGGCGCCCTGGAGGCCTACGAAGAGGGCAAGCGGGCCACCGTCTGGGCCGCCTTTGGCCGGGCGGGCTTTACCTTCCTGCAGGGGTACATCCTGCGCCTGGGCATGCTCGACGGGGTCCAGGGGCTGACCCTGGCCATGACGGATTCGATCAACAAGTTCTTCAAGTATGCGAAGCTGAGCGAACTCTCCCGCCAGAAGGACCGGGTGAAGCGCTAGTGGACATCTCCTTCGTCATCGTCAACTGGAACACCCGGGAACTCCTGTGCGACTGCCTGCGATCGGTTTACGACACGGTGCGGGACATCACCTTCGAGATCATCGTGGTGGATAACGGCTCCTCCGACGGCAGCACGGCCATGCTCAGGGAGTCCTTTCCCGGCGTCCGGGTCGTGGCAAACGCTGAAAACAGGGGATTTGCCGCCGCCAACAACCAGGCCTTCCGGATCATGGAAGGCCGGTACGCCCTGCTCCTGAATACGGACGCGGTCCTGACGAAGGGGGCCGTGGAGGCGCTGTTCCGGTTCATGGAAGGACGACCCGATGCCGCCATGGCCTGCGGCCAGCTTCTCAACCGGGACGGGAGCCTCCAGAACTCCATCGCCGCCTTTCCCACGCTGCTCACGCTGACGGCCAACATGCCCCTCCTGGAGATCCTTTTCCCCCGGCGGTTCCCCAGCAAGCGCTACCGGCACACGGAACCGCTGGAAGTGGACTCGGGGGTCGGGGCCTGCCTGATGGTCCGCCGGGAGGCCATGGACGACGCGGGACTCCTGGACGAGCGCTATTTCTTCTATTTCGAGGAGACCGACTGGGCCTTCGCCATGTCCCGGAAGGGCTGGAAGGTCTTCCATGTGCCGGCGGCCCGGATCTATCATCTCCAGGGCCAGAGCGTCGGCACCGGCATCACCTCCCGGATGTCCTTCTACCGCTCCCGGTATGCCTTCTTCCGGAAATGGTTCGGCAAGCCTTACTATGTCGCAGTCTGCTGCATTCTCTTCCTCCGCCTTACCGTCAACGCCATCCTGAGCACCGCGGGGATGATCCTCACGCTGGGCCGGCACGCGGGCCTCCGCCGGAAGGCGGACGTGTACCAGGAACTGCTGGCCTGGCACCTGAGGGGACTGCCCTGATGCCGTTGATACAGATGATAAAAGAGAACCGGCCGATCTTCCCTTGACCAAGTAGAGCAGCAATACATTGCTTCCCCGACAACCCGCTATCCGATAAAAAACTTGACTTCTTCATAAAAAATCAAGTAGGTTCGCACCTGTTCATCGATTGAACAAACAAAGCCAATGCCAGAATCATCCTATTTCAACCTTGAAAACGAGGAAGTCCTGAAGGTCCTTCGGGAGATCAAGGAGAGCCCGGAGCTGACCCAGCGGGAAATTGCGACCCGACTGGGGATCAGCGTCGGGAAGGCCAATTTTCTCATCAAGTCCCTGATCGGCCGGGGCTTTGTCAAAGCAAGCAACTTCAAGAATTCCAACAACAAAGTTTCTTATCTGTATGTTCTGACGCCCCAGGGGATGGAGGCCAAGGCCCGAGCCACCTACCGCTTCCTGAGGCAGAAGATGGAGGAATACGAGCGTCTGCAGGCGGAGATCCAGCGGCTGACGCAGGAAGTGCGGGAGAGCGGCATCCCGCCGGACACGTCCCTGTAAAGGGGCTTGGCCGCTCCGTGTTGGAGCGGTATTTTGCCGTGGCGGCAGGAGGAGCCGTCCATCCTGTTTTTTTAAGAGCGGGACGGGCGGACATTCAAGTGTCGAATATGATTATCGTCGGCTTCGTCGATCAGAGCTGGATGGAATCCAGGGGGCGGAGCTTTGTCCGTCGGCCGACGGTGCGAATGAAAATGTAAGATGAGCAATACGGGTTTGGATAGCAATGTAAGTGTATCCCCCGGCGGCGAGGCCTTCTCCCTGCCCTCCCCGGAAGATTACGAGCGGGAGAGCCGGCGCCTCCGGCAGTTGGAAGCGGAGCAGCGGGCCCTGGACCGGGAGATCGTGGTGGTCATGGGTGTCGGTTTCGTGGGGGCGGTCATGGCCGGCGTCGTGGCGGATTCCATGGACAGGACAACGGGAAAGCCGGGCAAGTTCGTCCTCGGCATGCAGCGGCCCTCGTCGCGCTCCTATTGGAAAATTCCCTATCTGAACCGGGGGGTTGCGCCGGTGGACTCGGAAGACCCGGACGTGGCGCCCATGATCGCCCGCTGCGTCAACGACAAGAGAACGCTCGTCGCGACATACAGCTATGACGCCCTGGAACTGGCCGATGTCGTGGTGGTCGATGTCCAGTGCGACTACTTCAAGGAGACCCTGGGGAACTGCCGGCAGGGACACGCGGAGATCGCCGCGCTCGAAGACAGCCTGCGGGTCATCGGCGAGCGGATCCGGCCGGAGTGCCTCGTGCTCATCGAGACGACGGTCCCTCCTGGAACGACGGAATACGTGGCCTATCCGATCGTAAAGAAGGCCTTTGAAAAGCGGGGGATCGATGCCGAACCCCTCCTGTCCCACTCGTACGAGCGGGTCATGCCGGGCAGGGAATACGTGGCGTCCATCCGGGACTTCTGGCGGGTCTGCAGCGGAACGAGCGAGGAGGCCCGCTGCCGGGTGAAGAAGTTCCTCTCGGAGGTCCTGAACGTCGATCGATTTCCGCTGACGGTACTGGACCGGCCCATCGAGAGCGAAACCTGCAAGATCGTGGAGAATTCCTTCCGGGCGACACTCCTGGCATTCCTGGATGAGTGGAGCCTTTTCGCCGAGCGGAACGGCGTGGACCTGATGAAGGTCATCAAGGCAATCAAGGTCAGGCCGACCCACTCGAACATGATCTTCCCGGGGCCCGGGATCGGTGGTTATTGCCTGCCCAAGGACGGCGGCCTGGGAGTCTGGGCCTATCACACGCTGATGGGCTTCGACGATGATATCTTCAAGATCACGCCACTGGCCATCGACATCAACGACACGCGTTCCCTTCACGCGGCGGAGCTGGTGCGCGATGCCCTCCGAAACATGGGGAAGATCGTGGCAGCCTCGCAGGTGACCGTCCTGGGGGCCTCCTACCGCGAGGACGTGGGGGACACCCGCTACAGCGGCTCCGAGATGCTGATCCGCAAGATCACGGAGATGGGCGGAGAGGTGGCTGTCCACGATCCGTACGTGAAGCACTGGTGGGAGTTCGAGAAGCAGGATACATACCCTTTACCCGGCCATTCCTGGGCCAGGTTCTTCCGGAACCAGGAGAAACTCAAGGACCTTCGGATCCAGCCCGACCTGGGAACGGCCCTGAAGGGCGCCGATGCGGTTGTCTTCGCCGTCCGCCATGAGGCATACCTGAGACTGACGCCGGACGCGGTGATCGGCATGACGGGCCGGCCCGTGGCGGTGGTGGACTGCTTTGGGATCCTGGACGATGCCGCCATTCGCAGGTACTTCGAGCTGGGCTGCGAGGTGAAGGGCCTGGGACGCGGGCACGTGAAGCGGATCAAGGATGAAGTCCGGGAAAAGCCAAGGGCCTGACATGACGTCCGCGGGTTCTCTGAAGTGGATGCTGGTTGCGGCGGCGAGACCGAACTTCATGAAGATCGCGCCGCTCATGAGGGCCATTGCCCGCCATGAGAGGATCCGGCCTGTCCTTGTCCATACGGGACAGCACTACGACAAGAACATGTCCGAGGCCTTCTTCCGCGACCTCGGCATCCCGGAGCCCGACATCCACCTCGGAATCGGCTCCGGTTCCCACGCCCAGCAGACGGGCCGTGTCATGATCGCCTTCGAGGAGATCCTGCTCGGCGAAAAGCCAGACCTGATCCTTGTCGTCGGCGACGTCAACTCCACCATGGCCTGCGCACTCGCCGCCGTGAAGCTCCACATCCCTGTAGCCCACGTCGAAGCGGGCCTTCGCAGCTTCGACCGCACGATGCCCGAAGAGATCAACCGCCTGGTGACCGACGCCGTCTCGGATTACCTCTTCACGCCCTCGCCCGACGGCGACGAGAACCTCCTGCGCGAAGGCGTTGCAGAGGAAAAGATCCACCTGGTGGGCGACATCATGGTGGACAGCCTCCTCTATCACCTGGAGCAGGCGAAGAGGACCCCGATACTCGACGACCTGGGATTGCGAAGGCACGACGGAGCCCCGGGCTTCCAGGGAGACAACGGCATCATGCCTTATGCCCTCGTCACCCTTCACCGCCCGTCCAACGTCGACGATCGCGAGTCCTTCACCCGCATCATGGACGGCCTCCGGCGCGTCGCTTCCCGTGTCCCCGTGCTGTTCCCGATGCACCCGAGGACGCGCAAACAGGTCACCGTCCATGGGCTCGAATCGGTCTTCACCTTTCATGAGAGAGACGATCACGGTCCCTTTTTTCAGGTCCACCGGGAAGCGACGACCGGCAATCCTTCGACGATCCACGTTTTTCCGCCCCTGGGTTACCTGGAATTCCTGAACCTGATGGCCCGCGCCGCTGTGGTTCTCACCGACTCGGGGGGGATCCAACAGGAAACGACGGTCATCAACATCCCGTGCATCACCCTCCGCGATACGACGGAGCGCCCGATTACATTGACCGAAGGCACGAATGTACTGGTTCACAACGATCCGGACCGGATCGAAGAGGAAGCCATCCGCGCCCTGGAAGGCCGTTCCCGCCGCGGCGCCTGCCCCGCGATCTGGGACGGCCGCACGGCCGAGCGCATCGTAGCCACGCTCCTCGACCGCGGTTGACAGGCAAGGATGGAATTCCGACTCTCAAATATCCAGATGCCGCATTTGATGTTCGGAAGGATTCCGAATGGAAATCCCCATCCGATCCCCACAAGAACTTTCTGAACAAAGGAAGGGAGACCATGGACTTTATCGATCTGAAGGCTCAGCAGGCGGGAATCCGGGATCGCCTGGACGAAAATATGAGGAAGGTCCTGGCCCACGGGCAGTACATCCTGGGCCCGGAGGTAAAAGAGTTGGAAGGAAAGCTGGCGGCCTACGCCGGCAGGAAGTTCGCCGTGGGATGCGCATCCGGGACGGACGCACTCCTGATGGCCCTGATGGCCCTCGGAGTCGGACCAGGTGACGCCGTTTTCACCACCCCCTTCACCTTCATCTCGACGGCGGAGGTGATCAGCCTCCTGGGGGCGACGCCGGTCTATGTGGACATCGACCGGAGAACCTACAACATCGACCCGGACAAACTGGATAAGGCCATGGTTGCCCTGAAGACGGGGGATCGAAGCCTCGCTCCCCTGCCGCGGATCGAGGGCGTCGAGAAGCTGAGGCCCCGGGCCGTGATCCCCGTGGACATGCTGGGGCTGACGGCCGACTATGACGCCATCGGAGACATTGCCCGGAAACACGGCCTGGCGGTGATCGAGGACGCCGCCCAGTCCTTCGGGGCCGTGTACAAGGGCCGGATGTCCTGCTCCATGGGCGACATCGCCTGCACCTCCTTCTTCCCCGCCAAGCCCCTGGGCTGTTACGGCGACGGCGGGATGATCTTCACCGACGACCCGGGCCTGGCATCGCTGCTCGAATCCATCCGCGTCCACGGCAAGGGCAGCCACAAGTACGACAACGTGCGGATCGGCATCAACGGGCGGCTCGACACCCTTCAGGCCGCCATTGTCCTGGCGAAGTTTGAAGTGTTTCCGGAGGAGATGGACCGTCGCCAGGAAGTGGCCCGACGCTACACCGAGGCCATCCGGGACATC
This region includes:
- a CDS encoding MBOAT family protein; translation: MLFNSYEYIFIFLPASLVLFFLLSRRGWTKAAKVSLVFSSLFFYGWWDPRYLPLILGSILFNYAVGRTLSHFGEKPEPWRKRLLAAGIAGDVLLLGWFKYADFFIVNVNSAAGLHLSLLNIVLPLGISFFTFTQIAYLVDAFRGRAKEYSFTNYALFVSFFPHLLAGPILHHREMMPQFDDEGNKRIDYGNLSVGVYLFFIGLVKKVVIADSFAPWANSGFDTAENLAFVEAWITSLSYTLQLYFDFSGYTDMALGSARMFNIRLPVNFNSPYRSLDIREFWRRWHMTLSRFMRDYLYIPFGGNRGTEARVTANLLLTFLIGGLWHGAGWTFVFWGFLHGAAMGVHRLWKRTGLSLPNWAAWLVTFHFVNVAWIFFRAKSWDRAWLVLKGMLGLNGIVVSEHLQGPLGFLADYGVRFGKWITMPGGTRAVWMVLGFGLLCLLLKNSNELAERFRPGRATLWFLIALSLAGLFQLAKVSEFLYFNF
- a CDS encoding FkbM family methyltransferase, whose amino-acid sequence is MSKRLKAFLYRRWPELAAASEAYSNARSIRKAGVRETPWGFRFIGPVEMQEGRFEKEEAQVIRDCISRADVFIDVGANVGYYTCLARSLGRIVIAVEPLSQNLQFLYSNLEANGWRDVEVHPLGLSAEPGLAVLHGTGTAASLVEGWAGPSTKHRTIPLTTLDALLAGRFRARKLFIKVDVEGVEFDLLRGAGETLRRDLPPVWIVETGIGGWCPESHDSRFREIFELFWELGYRSWTVGRETVPVTEKEVASWLERKSTDGFSNFLFEKSG
- a CDS encoding glycosyltransferase — its product is MIPDVTYLILNYNPRGEETAQGILGETIRSFYERKSPRLQADVHLLDQGTTEAHREWLRGQAARFGFSLLLLEENIGISGAINHLARTAKSPVAALVTSDVIVTTGMDEDLFEKVQVPEVFQALPFTDKSDVDRHTWTPAEPFGSDRLDLAPLRDRELSLLGRLAGRKRRGYLRCIGAELNVMFWRRSVFDEVGFFDERWKACYENNDFSLRCFLAGGCTAVSYDSFVWHHHKVTEKNDSRQIVFACYGEDGTAVMKRLWDEKWPDLNRHLDIYRPLGDRTIRDFPEIGRLYGHNRYLPDPLEKGRSNPGGNI
- a CDS encoding class I SAM-dependent methyltransferase; translated protein: MGTFEKAWALKKTPAGALRKALEEVRRRAARPTDICDHLEELFLLCLDREFRLIVELGVGDGESSFVFERAAKLWDAVLVSVDIEDRANVSTYGKRHFLHGDDVAFGETFPSWCADRGFSPEIDLLFIDTSHLYEHTVREIRAWFPHLGPSARVVFHDTNMKESFVRRDGSIGTGWDNERGVIRAVEEHLGQSFPEGEDFTRIIPGWLVRHRASCNGFTVLDRI
- a CDS encoding glycosyltransferase family 2 protein yields the protein MTSKVPLSVAVITMNEGDNLPGCLESVRFAAQIVVVDSGSTDDTVRVATEVGCQVCTRSWEGFGVQKQFAIEQCTQPWILVLDADERIPIETAAAIREIVTRPEKEGDPAGYSFPRRNYFQGRWIRHNGWWPDRIVRLFRRGRGRMSPARVHEGLEVKGLVAPLEDPIDHFTESRLSAVLQKIDRYSTLGALEAYEEGKRATVWAAFGRAGFTFLQGYILRLGMLDGVQGLTLAMTDSINKFFKYAKLSELSRQKDRVKR
- a CDS encoding glycosyltransferase family 2 protein — encoded protein: MDISFVIVNWNTRELLCDCLRSVYDTVRDITFEIIVVDNGSSDGSTAMLRESFPGVRVVANAENRGFAAANNQAFRIMEGRYALLLNTDAVLTKGAVEALFRFMEGRPDAAMACGQLLNRDGSLQNSIAAFPTLLTLTANMPLLEILFPRRFPSKRYRHTEPLEVDSGVGACLMVRREAMDDAGLLDERYFFYFEETDWAFAMSRKGWKVFHVPAARIYHLQGQSVGTGITSRMSFYRSRYAFFRKWFGKPYYVAVCCILFLRLTVNAILSTAGMILTLGRHAGLRRKADVYQELLAWHLRGLP
- a CDS encoding MarR family EPS-associated transcriptional regulator yields the protein MPESSYFNLENEEVLKVLREIKESPELTQREIATRLGISVGKANFLIKSLIGRGFVKASNFKNSNNKVSYLYVLTPQGMEAKARATYRFLRQKMEEYERLQAEIQRLTQEVRESGIPPDTSL
- a CDS encoding UDP binding domain-containing protein, with the protein product MDSNVSVSPGGEAFSLPSPEDYERESRRLRQLEAEQRALDREIVVVMGVGFVGAVMAGVVADSMDRTTGKPGKFVLGMQRPSSRSYWKIPYLNRGVAPVDSEDPDVAPMIARCVNDKRTLVATYSYDALELADVVVVDVQCDYFKETLGNCRQGHAEIAALEDSLRVIGERIRPECLVLIETTVPPGTTEYVAYPIVKKAFEKRGIDAEPLLSHSYERVMPGREYVASIRDFWRVCSGTSEEARCRVKKFLSEVLNVDRFPLTVLDRPIESETCKIVENSFRATLLAFLDEWSLFAERNGVDLMKVIKAIKVRPTHSNMIFPGPGIGGYCLPKDGGLGVWAYHTLMGFDDDIFKITPLAIDINDTRSLHAAELVRDALRNMGKIVAASQVTVLGASYREDVGDTRYSGSEMLIRKITEMGGEVAVHDPYVKHWWEFEKQDTYPLPGHSWARFFRNQEKLKDLRIQPDLGTALKGADAVVFAVRHEAYLRLTPDAVIGMTGRPVAVVDCFGILDDAAIRRYFELGCEVKGLGRGHVKRIKDEVREKPRA
- the wecB gene encoding UDP-N-acetylglucosamine 2-epimerase (non-hydrolyzing); its protein translation is MTSAGSLKWMLVAAARPNFMKIAPLMRAIARHERIRPVLVHTGQHYDKNMSEAFFRDLGIPEPDIHLGIGSGSHAQQTGRVMIAFEEILLGEKPDLILVVGDVNSTMACALAAVKLHIPVAHVEAGLRSFDRTMPEEINRLVTDAVSDYLFTPSPDGDENLLREGVAEEKIHLVGDIMVDSLLYHLEQAKRTPILDDLGLRRHDGAPGFQGDNGIMPYALVTLHRPSNVDDRESFTRIMDGLRRVASRVPVLFPMHPRTRKQVTVHGLESVFTFHERDDHGPFFQVHREATTGNPSTIHVFPPLGYLEFLNLMARAAVVLTDSGGIQQETTVINIPCITLRDTTERPITLTEGTNVLVHNDPDRIEEEAIRALEGRSRRGACPAIWDGRTAERIVATLLDRG
- a CDS encoding DegT/DnrJ/EryC1/StrS family aminotransferase, producing the protein MDFIDLKAQQAGIRDRLDENMRKVLAHGQYILGPEVKELEGKLAAYAGRKFAVGCASGTDALLMALMALGVGPGDAVFTTPFTFISTAEVISLLGATPVYVDIDRRTYNIDPDKLDKAMVALKTGDRSLAPLPRIEGVEKLRPRAVIPVDMLGLTADYDAIGDIARKHGLAVIEDAAQSFGAVYKGRMSCSMGDIACTSFFPAKPLGCYGDGGMIFTDDPGLASLLESIRVHGKGSHKYDNVRIGINGRLDTLQAAIVLAKFEVFPEEMDRRQEVARRYTEAIRDIPGLETPFIPEGYRSAWAQYSLLAKDEAHRAFLQKGLQEQGIPTMIYYPRPLHLQTAFSFLGYKEGDCPASEDCAVRTFSLPMHPYLTEEQQAFVMKALRERSSS